CGGACACGGCGACACCAATTAAAGTGCCGGGCGTTAGCCTGTTGAGAAAATCGTCGGGAAGTGTGGTCGCGGTCACTGGCAGCCGAGGTTGCGCATCGAAGAATTGGCGGGAAGCACCTGATCCGAGCCCGGATAGCGGACACCCACTTCCTGAAGCATCAGGCAGGCCTCCTCAGCTTGCCCGAGTTCATACAAAGCCAGCCCCAAGCGGAACAAGGCTTCTGGGGCACGCGGCGCGTCGGGGGAGCCGGAAAAGCTCTCCAGATAAGATCGCGCGGCATTGTTCCAGTCGCCCGACTGCGCCAGAGCCTGGCCCCGGAAGAAATGCGCGTCGGACGCTAACGGTCCGCCCGGGTAGGATTCATTAAAGGCCGCAAACTGCTCCGCGGCGCTGCGAAAGTCACCGGCTGCGAGCGCCTCCTGCGCCCGCTCGAAGTCGGCCCGTTCAGAAACGGCCAGTTCGGCACCGCCAGTATCTGGCGTTGGTGCCGGGCCAACGGCTACGGGTGCGGCTCCGGTTCCGCCGCCCAAAGCGGGCGTCTCGCCGATCGCGCCCAGATCGCAATTCGGCTCCAGCTCGCACAGGCGGAATTCCAAATCGCCGACGCGGGTGGTGCCATCTGTGACCACGCGGTTGATACGGTTTTCCAGACTTTCGGTTTTGGAGGTCAGGCGGGACAGTTCCGCCTCGATAATATCGATCCGTTGCAGCGTGTCACCCGTGATGGTTAGCCCACCAGTGTTGCCGCTCGACAGCTCCGAGCGCAATTGAACGATACTGGCGTTCAATTGGCCCAGTTCAGTACGAATATCCGCAAGGCTCGAGTCCTGTGCGGCGACTGGCCCCACGCTCAAAGCGAACCCCAAACACATCAGAACCTTGCGCATAATCTTACCCTATCAGCTGCCAACGCCTGCAGAGATCACAGTCACTGCACGACGGTTTTTGGCATAGCAGGACTCGACTGAACAGACCTCAAGCGGGCGCTCTTTGCCGAAGCTCACCGTGCGCAGGCGATTGTCTGCAACACCATTTGCCACAAGGTAATCACGGGCAGCTGCCGCGCGGCGTGCGCCAAGCGCAAGGTTGTATTCGCGGGTGCCTTGCTCGTCGGCGTGGCCTTCAATGATCGCGGAATAGCTTGGATTGTTCGACAGCCAGTTGGCTTGCTGACCCAATGTTGAACGGGCTTCGTCGCCCAGCGTGGATTGGTCCACAGCGAACAGAACCTTATCGCCGATGGTCTGGCTGAAGTAAGCGGGGCTGTTCGGGTCGAGAGCAGAGGTGGAAATGCCGCCATTGTTCAGCCCGTTTGCCCCAGCGCCGCCAGCGCCGTCGCCGCTACGGTCAAAGGGGCTTTTGGCACAAGCAGCCAGCGCCAGAGTGGTGGTCAGCAGTGCAACCTTGGTAAGCGTCTTCATCGGTTTGATCCTTCATGGGTCATATTTATTGGCTCGATTGCTCCGAACGTAGCATGTGTCGGAGTCAAAGGGAATCTCACGGTTTATTTCAGCAAAGGCGACCAGTTCGGGTCGGAGGCATTGGCCTGCACCGCTTTCAGGTTCCGCCCCGAGATGTCCACCGAATATAGTGTGGATGACCCGCCGGAACCGGCAGTCTCACGGGTGAACATGATCACGCGACCATTCGGCGACCAAGTCGGACCTTCATCGAGGAACGACGCTGTCAGCAAGCGCTCGCCGGACCCGTCCGTGCGCATCACGCCAATGTGGAACCGTCCACGGTTTTGCTTGGTGAAGGCGATCAGGTCACCACGTGGGGACCAAACCGGCGTGCCATAACGCCCCTGCCCGAAGGAAATTCGCGTGGCTTCGCCGCCGCTGGCGTTCATCACGTAAAGCTGCTGTGTGCCAGAGCGGTCGCTCTCGAACACGATCCGAGTGCCATCCGGCGAATAGCTTGGCGCCGTTTCAATCGCAGGGCTGGATGTCAGCTGCGTGCGCTGCCCGCTTGGAAGGTTCAGCTTGTAGATGTCGGTGTTGGAGCCGGTCGTCAGAGAGAATACAACATCCTGACCGTTCGGTGCAAAGCGTGGCGCAAAGCTCATGGTGCCCGGCTGGTCTTGCAGCACGCGCCGCCCGACCGAGGCCACATCAAGCACATAGATCTTCGGGAAGCCGCTTTCGTAGCTGGTATAAAGCACGCGATCGCCGGTCGGTGAAAACCGTGGCGCCAGAACAATTGCTTGCGCGTCGGTCAGGAACTGTTGGTTCGCGCCGTCGTAATCCATGACGCCCAATCGCTTCAGGCGGGCATTCTTCGGTCCGGTTTCGGATACGAACACCACGCGGCTGTCGAAATACCCGCCTTCACCTGTGATGCGCGAGTAAACGGCATCGGCCACCTTATGCGCCATCCGCCGCCATCCATTGGTGGAGCCTACGAATTGCAGCCCCTCACCCAGCTGGTCCTCGGAGAATACATCGAACAAGCGAAACTTGACGATGATCTGACCGTCACTTGTCGTGGACACAGCGCCGGTCACCAATGCTTGTGCATTGATCGCCTTCCAGTCCGCATATTGAACGGGGCTGTCAAAGCTGGTGATCTGACTGATGAACGCGTCTTGGCTGATTGCGCGAAAGAGGCCGGAGCCCTGCAAATCCGCAGCAACCACTGATGCGAGGTCCCGCGCGTATTGATCCGCACCTGCGGTCTCGGCGATGAACGAAGGGGCCGCAAAGGGCAGCGGCTCGATATTGGGATTGTCCAACTCGATGCAAAGCACACCTTGGGCGCATTGCGCAATCGCCGGAGGCGTTGCGGCGACTGTGCCAATACACAAGGTCGCCACCGCAACCAAACAGCTGAGAAGTCTTTTCATCATGCTCTTATCCTTTCACGCAAACGCATAAGTGCAAGGCTCTTGGCCTGCGAGGCGGTGCGGATGGGCGTTTTTGCGCCATTCTGGTCATCTTATCTCTCGGCGTGTCGCGTTGAAGCTTACCTGAACTTCGCGCCACTGGTCATATTTGTCGAGGGGAAGGTCATAGCCGGTGGCACCGCAGCGAATGATCGCACGTCGCGCAGCCTCATAGGCGCGCTTCACCGCGTCCCCGCTGCCGCCGGTGCTGGAAATCATCCGGATCGAGCTGGTCACAGGCTTTGCGTCCTGCTCCATCTGGAACCCGACGACGACCGACACGGCAAGCGCGTCGGTGCCCAAAGCGCCCACGTTCCAGCATTTCTGGATACCCAGAATGAAGGCGCCCTTTTCGGACCGCGTGATCGGTGAAGACGTGCCGCCACCGGGATTGGCATTGTTGGCAACAGCGGTCTCCGTGTTTGCCTCGGCCACAGCGTTGGCGATGCTGTCAGCAAGGCTAGGCGCAGTTGACTCGGCGACCTGGGGGGCCGGTTGAGCAGGCGGTTTAGGCTTGCGGCCCGGGCGCGTCGAGATGGTCGGAGCGGAGGTCGAAGGCTCGTCCGCTTCGGTCACGATCTCCGTGGTTGCGGCCTCGCGGGCCGTTTCCTCCCGCGCCTCTTCTATGGGCGTCGGTTCCGCCGCAGGCGCTGCGGCGGCTTGGTCAACGTCGTCTACCACAACTTCCGGGTCAGGCTCTTCAACGATCTCTTCGGCAATCCGCTCCGCAGGGCGCGGCACCGGGCGCTCATCCGGTGCGATCAAGGTCGCGCCCGGATCGCCATCGGTGTCAGGTGCGTCAGGTTGGTCTGGCACCGACGGGGTGACAGTCGGTTCTGCAGGCTCAGGGATCACTGGATCTGGCTCAGGTGCGGCTTGCTCCACCGGCGCGGGTGGGCTTGGCGGAGTCACAGGTGTTTCTGGCTCGACAGCAGGCGCGGGCTGATCCACCTGCACAGGCGCTTCTGGTGCGGGCGGCAAGTCAGGCTCGCCCGGCGATTGGGCCTGCATCGCGGCAAACTCTTCACCCGAAATGATCGAGACGTTGCTCACCTTCACTTCAAAGTCAGTGTCGCGCGCAATAAAAAGCCCCCCTACGATCAGGTAGAGGATGAAGGCTGCGTGGCCTGCGCCGGAAACATATGTGCCGGTATGTGGAGAGATGCGCATGCGCGCGCTACCCGCCCTGCCCGTCAAGCGAAGGGCCGCCGGTGTCTGTCACCAAACCAATATTGGAGAAGCCACCTTTGTTCAGCGCGCCCATGACTTGCACAACACGCTCGTAAGGGATGGAGCCGTCAGCCCGCAAAAACACTTTGTCGTTGCTCCGCTCCGCCGCGATGGCGCGCAAGCGGCCAATCAGCGCTTCGTCTTCAATCTCGGTGTTCTGGATCGACAATTGCCCGTCTGCTTCGATGGTTATCGTCAGCGGCTCTTCCTGCTCGGTCGGCAACGCCGATGCGGCGGTTTTCGGCAGTTCCACCGGCACCCCCACGGTCAGCAACGGGGCCGCAACCATGAAGATGATCAGCAGCACCAGCATAACGTCCACGAAGGGCGTGATGTTGATCTCTGACATCGGCTTGGAGCCGCCTTTACGCCGCCTGCCCCTGCGCCCGCCCGAAGACGCGCCTTGCTGAACACCCGCTCCCATGGCTCAGGCGTCCAGTTGGCGCGAAAGAATGGTGGTGAATTCGTCCGCGAACGCTTCATAGCCCGACATGATGCGGTCGGAGTCAGCGCTTAGCTTGTTGTAGAAGATAACAGCCGGAATAGCTGCAAGCAGGCCCAATGCGGTGGCAACCAGCGCCTCAGCAATACCTGGTGCCACAACGGCAAGGTTGGTGCTTTGCGAAATTGCGATCTCTTCAAAGGCGTGCTTGATGCCCCAAACCGTACCGAACAATCCAATAAACGGGGCCGTCGCGCCAGTGGTGGCCAAGAAGCCAAGACCGTAGTTCAGCTTCTCTTCCTGCTTGGAAATGGCGACATCCATAGACCTGTCGATGCGAGCGGTGGCCCCTGCAATCAGCTGCCCGTCCTCGCGGTGCGACCTGCGCCATTCGCTCATTCCCGCCGCAAAAATCTTATGTGCCGCGCCATCAGGTTCGGCGCCCACTTTGTCAAACAGCTCGTCCAGCGGCTCGCCGGACCAAAAGGCGCGGTCAAACGCCTCGGCCTCGCGCCGCGCAGCACGGAAGTTGATGAATTTCTGCACGATGATCGCCCAGCCCCAGAACGAGGCCCCGATCAGCATCAGCATGACTATTTTAACAGTTGGTGTTGCCCGCCAAAAAAGCGCCGTGACTGAAAAGTCCACG
Above is a window of Litoreibacter janthinus DNA encoding:
- the tolR gene encoding protein TolR, with translation MGAGVQQGASSGGRRGRRRKGGSKPMSEINITPFVDVMLVLLIIFMVAAPLLTVGVPVELPKTAASALPTEQEEPLTITIEADGQLSIQNTEIEDEALIGRLRAIAAERSNDKVFLRADGSIPYERVVQVMGALNKGGFSNIGLVTDTGGPSLDGQGG
- the pal gene encoding peptidoglycan-associated lipoprotein Pal, which translates into the protein MKTLTKVALLTTTLALAACAKSPFDRSGDGAGGAGANGLNNGGISTSALDPNSPAYFSQTIGDKVLFAVDQSTLGDEARSTLGQQANWLSNNPSYSAIIEGHADEQGTREYNLALGARRAAAARDYLVANGVADNRLRTVSFGKERPLEVCSVESCYAKNRRAVTVISAGVGS
- the tolB gene encoding Tol-Pal system beta propeller repeat protein TolB, which translates into the protein MKRLLSCLVAVATLCIGTVAATPPAIAQCAQGVLCIELDNPNIEPLPFAAPSFIAETAGADQYARDLASVVAADLQGSGLFRAISQDAFISQITSFDSPVQYADWKAINAQALVTGAVSTTSDGQIIVKFRLFDVFSEDQLGEGLQFVGSTNGWRRMAHKVADAVYSRITGEGGYFDSRVVFVSETGPKNARLKRLGVMDYDGANQQFLTDAQAIVLAPRFSPTGDRVLYTSYESGFPKIYVLDVASVGRRVLQDQPGTMSFAPRFAPNGQDVVFSLTTGSNTDIYKLNLPSGQRTQLTSSPAIETAPSYSPDGTRIVFESDRSGTQQLYVMNASGGEATRISFGQGRYGTPVWSPRGDLIAFTKQNRGRFHIGVMRTDGSGERLLTASFLDEGPTWSPNGRVIMFTRETAGSGGSSTLYSVDISGRNLKAVQANASDPNWSPLLK
- the tolQ gene encoding protein TolQ, encoding MEAEAIGLASDVDFSVTALFWRATPTVKIVMLMLIGASFWGWAIIVQKFINFRAARREAEAFDRAFWSGEPLDELFDKVGAEPDGAAHKIFAAGMSEWRRSHREDGQLIAGATARIDRSMDVAISKQEEKLNYGLGFLATTGATAPFIGLFGTVWGIKHAFEEIAISQSTNLAVVAPGIAEALVATALGLLAAIPAVIFYNKLSADSDRIMSGYEAFADEFTTILSRQLDA
- the ybgF gene encoding tol-pal system protein YbgF — protein: MRKVLMCLGFALSVGPVAAQDSSLADIRTELGQLNASIVQLRSELSSGNTGGLTITGDTLQRIDIIEAELSRLTSKTESLENRINRVVTDGTTRVGDLEFRLCELEPNCDLGAIGETPALGGGTGAAPVAVGPAPTPDTGGAELAVSERADFERAQEALAAGDFRSAAEQFAAFNESYPGGPLASDAHFFRGQALAQSGDWNNAARSYLESFSGSPDAPRAPEALFRLGLALYELGQAEEACLMLQEVGVRYPGSDQVLPANSSMRNLGCQ